A genomic region of Dickeya solani IPO 2222 contains the following coding sequences:
- the hrpN gene encoding harpin HrpN yields MQITIKAHIGGDLGVSGLGLGAQGLKGLNSATSSLGSSLDKLSGTIDKLTSALTSMMFGGALSQGMGSGLAQGRGAGNQLGASLNTFGSGAQGAGNVLSKPQSGSDALSKMFDKALDDLLGHDTVTKLTNQSNQLANSLLNASQMTQGNMNAFGSGVGNALSSILGNGLGQAMGGFSPLSLGAGGLQGLSGAGAFSQLGNAIGMGVGQNAALNSLSNVSTHVDGNNRHFVDKEDRGMAKEIGQFMDQYPEIFGKPQYQKDGQSSVKTDDKSWAKALSKPDDDGMTGASMDKFRQALGMIKSAVAGDTGNTNLNLRGAGGASLGIDAAVVGDKIANLALGKLAHA; encoded by the coding sequence ATGCAAATTACGATCAAAGCGCACATCGGCGGTGATTTGGGCGTCTCCGGCCTGGGCCTGGGTGCTCAGGGTCTGAAGGGACTGAACTCCGCCACGTCATCCCTGGGTTCCAGCCTGGACAAACTCAGCGGCACCATCGATAAGCTGACCTCTGCGTTGACGTCGATGATGTTTGGCGGCGCGCTGTCGCAGGGGATGGGTTCCGGTTTGGCGCAGGGCCGTGGTGCAGGCAACCAGCTTGGTGCGTCGCTCAATACCTTTGGTAGCGGCGCACAAGGCGCTGGCAACGTGCTTTCCAAACCGCAATCCGGCAGCGATGCCTTGTCAAAAATGTTTGATAAAGCGCTGGACGATCTGCTGGGCCATGACACCGTGACCAAGCTGACTAACCAGAGCAACCAACTGGCTAATTCATTGCTGAATGCCAGCCAGATGACACAGGGCAACATGAATGCTTTCGGTAGCGGCGTCGGCAATGCGCTGTCGTCCATTCTGGGCAATGGCCTGGGTCAGGCGATGGGCGGTTTCTCACCGTTGTCGTTGGGCGCCGGCGGTTTGCAGGGCCTGAGCGGCGCCGGCGCGTTCAGCCAGTTGGGTAACGCCATCGGTATGGGCGTTGGTCAGAATGCGGCGCTGAATTCGCTGAGCAATGTCAGCACCCATGTCGACGGCAACAACCGCCATTTTGTGGATAAAGAAGATCGTGGCATGGCGAAAGAGATCGGCCAGTTTATGGATCAGTATCCGGAAATTTTTGGTAAACCTCAGTATCAGAAAGATGGCCAGAGTTCAGTGAAAACTGACGACAAGTCCTGGGCCAAAGCGCTGAGCAAACCGGATGATGACGGTATGACCGGCGCCAGCATGGACAAATTCCGTCAGGCGCTGGGCATGATCAAAAGCGCCGTGGCGGGCGATACCGGCAATACCAACCTGAACCTGCGTGGTGCGGGCGGCGCGTCGCTGGGTATCGATGCTGCGGTAGTCGGCGACAAGATCGCCAATCTGGCGCT
- the hrpV gene encoding HrpV family type III secretion system protein, with translation MTDDIAVFETITAFMAAMNRHEAARWSPQSGVDLVFQYGDTGRELMLQIQPGQQYPGMVRGILGRRQQQAAECDGCHLCLNGSDVLILWWPLPPAPDTYPQVIERVFELAGLTLPPVSADRAVRPRAGIGMARPLG, from the coding sequence ATGACCGACGACATCGCGGTTTTCGAGACCATTACGGCCTTTATGGCAGCGATGAACCGGCACGAGGCGGCGCGCTGGTCGCCGCAGTCCGGCGTCGATCTGGTGTTTCAGTACGGCGATACCGGCCGCGAACTGATGTTGCAGATTCAGCCGGGGCAACAGTATCCCGGCATGGTGCGCGGCATACTCGGCCGTCGTCAGCAGCAGGCGGCGGAGTGCGATGGTTGCCACCTGTGCCTGAACGGCAGCGATGTGCTGATCCTTTGGTGGCCGCTGCCGCCGGCACCCGATACCTATCCGCAAGTGATTGAGCGTGTGTTCGAGCTGGCAGGCCTGACGCTGCCGCCAGTTTCGGCGGATCGGGCGGTACGTCCGCGAGCGGGTATCGGCATGGCCCGACCACTGGGGTAA
- the hrpT gene encoding HrpT family type III secretion system protein, whose amino-acid sequence MRYQTLLVLCGSLLLSACAARAPLGACDSVSCRPEPDNRQMVIWWQTDMRPGAADFTRVSVL is encoded by the coding sequence ATGCGTTATCAAACTCTTCTGGTGCTGTGCGGTTCGCTGCTGCTCAGCGCCTGTGCTGCCCGTGCGCCGCTTGGCGCCTGCGATTCGGTCAGTTGCCGTCCCGAGCCGGATAACCGGCAGATGGTGATCTGGTGGCAGACGGACATGCGCCCCGGCGCCGCCGATTTCACCCGGGTGAGCGTGCTATGA